Proteins from a single region of Theileria parva strain Muguga chromosome 1, complete sequence, whole genome shotgun sequence:
- a CDS encoding putative integral membrane protein, producing the protein MWIDKIYEKYRRRTDEIEFPEVEKPKKEFECDFDRLSKILPSNYFDLNSYKEEPYDPVFMKKAGIFCISLAILVLSLTLYMLYHCKKSSCADCLLNLHKLPCDSCKSYAKEFINNVTSVDYTNVVPYKLLVYLRYSDNNTCSPVYCIYNNIWKSETHYEKCYYSNLIFNTIVLFLLLYFAHRLSMVSFKHSMPAVVPNK; encoded by the coding sequence ATGTGGATTGATAAGATATATGAGAAGTATAGGCGCAGAACGGATGAAATAGAATTTCCGGAGGTTGAGAAGCCGAAGAAGGAATTTGAGTGTGATTTTGATCGTctaagtaaaattttaccaaGTAATTATTTTGACCTTAATTCATATAAAGAAGAGCCTTATGATCCTGTTTTTATGAAAAAGGCGGGAATTTTCTGTATTTCACTGGCTATTCTAGTGCTTTCACTGACACTTTATATGCTCTATCATTGTAAAAAGTCCTCTTGTGCTGATTGTCTGTTAAATTTGCACAAGTTGCCTTGTGATTCTTGTAAATCTTATGCCAAAGagtttattaataatgttacATCAGTAGACTATACTAATGTTGTCCCATACAAGTTGTTGGTCTACTTAAGATATTCGGATAATAATACTTGCAGTCCAGTGTATTGtatttacaataatatttggAAAAGTGAAACACATTATGAAAAGTGTTACtactcaaatttaatatttaacacaatCGTTTTGTTTTTGTTGTTATATTTTGCACACAGACTATCGATGGTATCATTTAAGCACTCAATGCCTGCAGTGGTacctaataaataa